A section of the Aigarchaeota archaeon genome encodes:
- a CDS encoding NAD+ synthase codes for MVSAAEVLKIDASRTKAIILDFLRRLIDESGSDGYVLGLSGGVDSSVVAKLCVEAVGRKKVLGLLMPSETTPQNDVLDAERIASMLGIEYEVVDITTISHSLANICKHGSQASILAKGNIKPRVRMTVLYYHANILNRLVAGTGNRSELLIGYYTKYGDGGVDCLPIGNLYKTQVRQLAEHLGIPSNIIWKTPTAGLWKGQTDEDEIGLKYEQLDLLLYYLCDLGMDVEAASKLLNLRTEITKNILMRIKNSEHKRRPIPMPPIPATLSRK; via the coding sequence ATGGTGTCTGCTGCTGAAGTGTTAAAGATTGACGCGAGCAGGACCAAAGCGATAATACTCGATTTTCTGAGAAGACTAATCGATGAGTCCGGATCGGATGGTTATGTTTTAGGTCTGAGCGGTGGTGTTGATTCTTCAGTCGTTGCAAAACTTTGTGTCGAAGCAGTCGGGCGGAAAAAGGTCTTGGGCCTTCTAATGCCGTCCGAGACGACACCACAAAATGATGTGTTAGATGCCGAACGTATTGCATCCATGCTAGGTATAGAATATGAAGTCGTGGATATTACGACAATTTCACATTCGTTGGCCAATATATGCAAGCATGGGTCTCAGGCATCAATACTGGCCAAAGGTAACATAAAGCCTAGGGTCAGGATGACTGTGTTATATTATCATGCGAACATACTAAACAGGTTGGTGGCTGGAACGGGGAATAGAAGTGAGCTTTTAATTGGGTACTATACGAAATACGGAGACGGTGGTGTTGATTGTCTGCCAATTGGCAATCTATATAAAACACAAGTAAGACAACTAGCAGAACATTTAGGAATACCGTCAAACATAATCTGGAAGACACCAACGGCCGGACTCTGGAAAGGTCAGACCGACGAGGACGAGATAGGTCTAAAGTACGAGCAACTTGATTTGCTTCTGTACTACTTGTGCGATTTAGGTATGGATGTCGAAGCTGCATCAAAGTTACTCAATTTACGAACGGAAATTACGAAGAATATCCTTATGAGGATAAAAAATAGTGAACATAAAAGACGACCTATACCAATGCCGCCAATTCCTGCTACACTTTCGCGGAAATGA
- a CDS encoding asparagine synthetase A, protein MEKLTSVEIERLEKSYLIVRTQRMKTILKVQAEIFKGIRDYLDSEGFTELLPPIIGPVTDPGIRGAKQVTIDFYGREYKVMSSAILYKQMMATALGKIYFFSPNVRLEPLETVYTGRHLVEFVQVDVEEAYADYYDAMRTAERLLAHTLGYVKDNCYRQLEELGRDLKVYKPPYPRLTYAEALEILAKNGHPIKYGAEIPWKEEELLSKLMSEPFFIIDYPKGSRGFYDMEDPARPGILRDFDLLYPEGYGEAVSGAEREYTYEKVVARMRETGEDPAKYGWYLEMLREGILPTSGFGIGVERLTRFICGLKTVWEARPYPKVAGIYSP, encoded by the coding sequence ATGGAAAAGTTAACCTCAGTTGAAATAGAGAGGCTAGAAAAGTCGTACCTTATTGTAAGGACCCAAAGAATGAAGACCATACTAAAAGTGCAGGCCGAGATATTCAAGGGGATAAGGGATTATTTAGATTCAGAAGGTTTCACAGAACTTCTGCCACCGATAATAGGCCCAGTTACCGATCCAGGCATAAGAGGTGCTAAGCAAGTTACAATAGACTTCTATGGTAGAGAATACAAAGTAATGAGTAGTGCAATACTTTACAAACAAATGATGGCAACAGCTCTGGGTAAAATATACTTCTTTTCACCCAATGTTAGGCTCGAACCGCTTGAGACCGTGTATACTGGTAGGCACTTGGTCGAATTCGTTCAAGTGGATGTTGAAGAGGCATACGCCGATTACTACGATGCGATGAGGACTGCAGAAAGGCTTTTAGCACACACGCTGGGTTACGTTAAGGATAACTGTTATAGACAGCTTGAAGAGTTAGGCAGGGATTTAAAGGTATACAAACCTCCCTATCCTAGGCTGACATATGCCGAAGCTTTAGAAATACTCGCCAAGAACGGACATCCGATTAAATATGGTGCTGAAATACCTTGGAAAGAGGAAGAGTTACTATCAAAGTTGATGTCCGAACCATTCTTCATAATAGATTACCCAAAAGGTTCAAGGGGCTTTTATGACATGGAAGATCCGGCGAGACCTGGAATACTCAGAGACTTTGACTTGCTATATCCTGAGGGTTACGGTGAGGCGGTTTCTGGGGCTGAGCGCGAGTACACTTACGAAAAGGTAGTGGCGAGAATGCGTGAGACTGGTGAGGACCCCGCCAAGTATGGTTGGTATCTTGAAATGCTTCGAGAAGGTATCTTGCCCACATCCGGTTTTGGAATAGGTGTGGAGAGACTCACTAGATTTATATGTGGTCTGAAAACTGTTTGGGAGGCTAGACCTTATCCGAAGGTAGCAGGAATCTATTCGCCATAA
- a CDS encoding PqqD family protein translates to MESIRITRKGTALRDEEGKLLLVNEDNEAYIANEIVVYIWNLCDGKTLDELTKEIAEAVNRDTGEVREALSELIGRLKEAKLVEYAAP, encoded by the coding sequence ATGGAAAGTATCAGGATAACCCGAAAGGGCACGGCATTAAGGGATGAAGAAGGAAAACTGTTATTAGTTAACGAAGATAATGAGGCCTACATTGCCAATGAAATTGTCGTGTATATCTGGAACTTATGTGATGGCAAGACGTTGGACGAGCTTACGAAGGAGATTGCAGAAGCTGTGAACAGGGATACAGGAGAAGTAAGAGAGGCTCTCTCAGAATTAATCGGTAGACTTAAGGAGGCTAAGTTAGTAGAGTATGCCGCTCCTTAG
- a CDS encoding DNA-directed RNA polymerase subunit P, whose protein sequence is MSEQRILYECVWCKRVFEKDRLSRVSETRCPYCGFNVIKKSKTGRTKLIETSKIDMESKGLIS, encoded by the coding sequence ATGTCCGAGCAACGTATATTATACGAGTGTGTCTGGTGTAAAAGGGTATTTGAGAAGGACAGGTTATCGAGGGTTTCCGAGACAAGGTGTCCGTACTGTGGCTTTAACGTTATTAAAAAGTCAAAGACCGGAAGGACGAAGCTTATAGAAACATCGAAGATAGATATGGAAAGCAAAGGTCTCATAAGCTAG
- the thpR gene encoding RNA 2',3'-cyclic phosphodiesterase, producing MGSQELIRCFIAIEVCDPVIVEKILNIQSKLEMAGADIKFVEPHNLHLTLWFLGEITESKLRQVMEAIKRVKFGKFNINLKGLGYFPGGGRINVIWAGVEDPSNALRSIYSQLVKLLEPISFRPEEREFTPHLTIGRVKSVKDKAKLLSVIKEAAHLDFGVQSVDKLALKRSILTQKGPIYTNLLVVEGE from the coding sequence ATGGGTTCGCAGGAGTTGATCAGGTGCTTCATAGCGATCGAAGTTTGTGATCCTGTAATCGTTGAGAAAATACTAAACATTCAATCTAAACTGGAGATGGCTGGTGCCGATATTAAGTTTGTTGAACCACATAATCTTCACTTAACACTTTGGTTCTTGGGTGAGATAACGGAGTCAAAACTTCGGCAGGTCATGGAGGCTATAAAGAGAGTAAAGTTTGGTAAATTTAACATAAACCTGAAGGGCTTAGGATACTTTCCGGGAGGTGGGAGAATTAACGTGATATGGGCGGGCGTAGAAGACCCGAGCAATGCATTAAGATCGATATACTCACAGCTCGTTAAGTTATTAGAACCAATAAGTTTTAGACCCGAAGAGCGGGAGTTTACACCGCACCTTACGATAGGCAGGGTTAAGTCCGTAAAGGACAAGGCAAAGCTTCTATCAGTTATCAAAGAGGCAGCGCATCTAGATTTTGGGGTACAATCTGTGGATAAATTGGCCCTCAAAAGAAGCATACTAACACAAAAAGGCCCCATCTATACTAACCTCTTAGTAGTTGAGGGGGAATAA
- the cca gene encoding CCA tRNA nucleotidyltransferase → MQSIEEVMIEVLQKIKPSLVESEKLMRLANELLNTVKNVSSNYKGIVDVRLEGSVAKGTWIKGREEIDVFVQFLKDVNKDALERAILEIGSAVIGKFGGKIRIRYAEHPYVEGIFDSVRVNIVACYKVEPGTWLSAVDRTPYHTEYVKSKLTETLTDEVRLMKSFMLGCGVYGAEIKIGGFSGYLAELLTINYGSFSNAIKAASNWRPPVYIDIEKHYADKKEALEIFGRPCILVVDPVDKKRNVAAAVTDTKLSEFILASKLFFDSPSDKFFYIPERTGRRITMTDIRRMLRGRCILGLRLKVQQKPPDVLWGEIKHTLKGIYRALEHEGFKTLRCDAWSEGNECIMIFELQELNLPACYIHHGPPTYLDNALEFVKKHSDTQDTVAGPWVSGSRLYVLKSRDKTSVKDIIKMRLTKGDVSVSAGLVDAIKNAKIYKSGEEFARLASKNVSFRQFLFEFLEARPPFLAKRAQ, encoded by the coding sequence TTGCAGAGTATAGAAGAAGTTATGATAGAAGTTTTACAAAAGATAAAACCTTCACTCGTTGAGTCAGAGAAACTTATGCGGCTAGCCAATGAACTGCTGAATACCGTGAAGAACGTATCGAGTAATTACAAAGGAATAGTTGACGTTAGACTTGAGGGGTCGGTCGCCAAAGGTACATGGATAAAGGGTAGGGAAGAAATAGACGTGTTCGTTCAATTCTTAAAAGATGTGAATAAAGACGCTTTAGAAAGGGCGATCTTAGAGATTGGTAGCGCCGTTATTGGGAAGTTTGGCGGAAAGATAAGGATCAGATACGCTGAACATCCATATGTAGAGGGCATATTTGATAGTGTGAGAGTAAACATCGTCGCATGCTATAAAGTTGAGCCCGGCACATGGTTAAGTGCTGTTGATAGGACACCTTATCATACTGAATATGTCAAATCAAAACTTACTGAAACGCTCACAGACGAAGTTAGGTTAATGAAGTCATTCATGCTCGGCTGCGGCGTATACGGAGCAGAGATAAAGATCGGTGGTTTTAGTGGTTATCTTGCAGAACTTCTCACAATAAATTACGGCAGCTTTTCTAATGCTATTAAGGCCGCTTCGAATTGGAGACCTCCTGTGTATATAGATATCGAGAAACATTATGCTGATAAGAAAGAAGCTTTGGAGATTTTTGGCAGACCATGTATCTTGGTCGTCGATCCTGTTGATAAGAAGAGGAATGTCGCTGCTGCAGTAACCGATACGAAGTTATCAGAATTTATTCTCGCGTCAAAATTGTTCTTCGATTCACCTAGCGATAAGTTCTTCTATATTCCTGAGCGTACTGGTAGACGCATAACGATGACGGATATCAGGAGAATGTTAAGAGGTAGATGTATATTAGGACTAAGATTAAAAGTTCAACAAAAACCACCAGACGTCCTTTGGGGTGAGATAAAACATACGTTAAAGGGAATCTACAGAGCTTTGGAGCACGAAGGTTTTAAGACGTTAAGGTGTGACGCATGGTCCGAGGGTAATGAGTGCATCATGATCTTTGAACTTCAAGAATTAAATTTACCTGCTTGTTATATTCACCATGGTCCGCCGACGTACCTTGACAACGCGTTGGAGTTCGTCAAAAAACATTCTGATACCCAAGACACGGTTGCTGGTCCGTGGGTTAGTGGTTCAAGGCTTTATGTACTTAAATCGAGAGACAAGACTTCAGTAAAGGACATAATTAAGATGAGGTTGACAAAAGGTGACGTAAGCGTGTCGGCCGGACTCGTGGATGCGATTAAAAATGCAAAAATATACAAATCCGGTGAAGAGTTTGCTAGACTTGCCTCAAAAAACGTGAGTTTCCGTCAGTTTCTTTTTGAGTTTCTGGAGGCGAGACCACCATTCTTAGCCAAGCGCGCCCAGTAA
- a CDS encoding serine/threonine protein kinase yields the protein MTTKNGLLLIGKGFRSIVLVGTLGDRLVAIKVLRSDSPINSMEREARMLKIANSINVGPRILYYTKDFIIMEYIFGSNIESWIRSLSFESPEKLRWILRLCFEDCFRLDNVGLDHGELSDASKHVIISEELKPFIVDFSNASITRKVSNVTSFLSYITHGKVSRIVGQTLGIKMQNIDIVRRYKQCVSYENFDFLMRSLGL from the coding sequence ATGACGACGAAGAACGGTTTACTACTTATTGGAAAGGGCTTTAGGAGCATAGTCTTAGTTGGCACATTGGGTGACAGGTTAGTTGCCATAAAGGTGCTAAGGAGCGATTCACCCATTAACTCCATGGAACGTGAGGCCAGGATGCTAAAAATCGCTAATAGCATTAACGTCGGTCCACGTATCCTATATTACACTAAAGATTTCATAATCATGGAATATATCTTTGGTTCTAACATAGAGTCATGGATTCGCTCTTTGAGTTTTGAATCACCTGAAAAGTTGAGATGGATTCTCAGATTATGTTTTGAAGATTGCTTCAGACTTGATAACGTGGGCTTAGACCATGGTGAGCTTTCTGATGCATCTAAGCACGTGATAATCAGCGAAGAGCTCAAACCCTTCATCGTGGATTTCAGTAATGCCAGTATTACTAGGAAGGTATCTAATGTTACGTCGTTCCTTAGCTATATAACGCATGGTAAAGTTTCGCGAATAGTCGGGCAAACTTTAGGAATAAAGATGCAGAATATTGATATTGTGAGAAGATATAAACAGTGTGTTTCATATGAAAACTTCGACTTTTTGATGAGAAGTCTTGGGTTATGA
- a CDS encoding cupin domain-containing protein, with protein MSVKSSDNIKWETVSDAVKTEMKWLISRHDGAENFEMRKFVIKAGGRMPKHVHPDMEHEQYVLKGSYLVGIGDTTYRVKPGDVIFIPPNVPHWYSNPGPEDAEFICVIPKRETIKTTKLE; from the coding sequence ATGTCTGTTAAAAGTAGTGACAATATAAAATGGGAAACAGTTTCTGATGCTGTTAAGACTGAGATGAAGTGGCTGATAAGCAGGCATGATGGTGCTGAGAACTTCGAGATGAGGAAGTTTGTGATAAAAGCTGGTGGACGAATGCCAAAACACGTGCATCCAGACATGGAGCATGAGCAATACGTCTTGAAGGGGAGTTATTTGGTAGGCATAGGTGATACAACGTACAGAGTTAAACCAGGCGATGTTATATTTATACCGCCAAACGTACCGCACTGGTACTCGAATCCTGGGCCTGAAGATGCTGAGTTCATATGCGTCATACCTAAGCGTGAAACGATCAAGACGACGAAGTTAGAATAA
- a CDS encoding 5-formyltetrahydrofolate cyclo-ligase, protein MRINTSKDEIRKSIWRLLEERGVARFPKPVFGRIPNFVGAEEAAHVLCRTPIYRKAEVVKVNPDSPQLEVRRTTLRDGKLLLMPTPRLSSGFLLLDPKVIPSSSIDEAATIKGSFRFGRSIQPSEIPHVDLIVLGSVAVSREGWRLGKGEGYGEIEYAILREFGKVDDNVPVVTTVHDLQIVEYIPHDRYDVPVDYIITKSSFYEVKPRKTKPSGIYWEDLPDKKVKEIPILQQLLKDRRRV, encoded by the coding sequence ATGCGCATAAACACATCAAAAGACGAAATAAGAAAAAGCATATGGAGATTGCTCGAAGAAAGAGGCGTAGCAAGGTTTCCAAAACCCGTATTTGGTAGAATACCCAACTTCGTTGGCGCTGAAGAGGCGGCGCACGTACTATGTCGTACACCCATATACAGAAAAGCCGAGGTCGTAAAGGTAAACCCAGATTCACCTCAGCTTGAGGTCAGACGCACAACTTTAAGGGACGGAAAGTTGCTTTTGATGCCAACACCGAGGTTAAGCTCAGGTTTTTTATTGCTCGACCCGAAGGTCATACCTAGTAGCAGTATAGATGAGGCTGCTACTATAAAGGGTAGTTTTAGGTTTGGTAGATCGATACAACCTTCAGAGATTCCCCATGTAGACTTGATCGTCCTAGGCTCGGTGGCCGTATCTCGAGAGGGTTGGAGACTTGGTAAGGGCGAGGGTTACGGTGAAATAGAATATGCTATATTGAGGGAGTTTGGAAAAGTTGACGACAACGTTCCTGTTGTAACAACCGTTCACGATCTACAAATCGTCGAATACATACCGCATGATCGCTATGATGTCCCCGTTGACTATATAATCACCAAAAGCAGTTTCTATGAGGTCAAGCCACGTAAGACAAAACCTAGCGGCATATATTGGGAGGACTTACCGGACAAGAAAGTAAAAGAAATACCCATTCTCCAACAACTTTTGAAAGATAGGAGACGAGTTTAG
- a CDS encoding ROK family protein, producing the protein MRELILAADIGGTMIRVAIADSRGRILEKASTLVPKGPDARAVPMKVLELCDVLSAKYGGRRSISKVSIAAIGPLDMTKGAIVRPANMPYEIVPIMDVLCNHFDATFILLNDCNAAVIAEKNIGAGKGVDDVVYITISSGIGGGVILDGRLLLGKDGNAAEIGHTVVDMSMGMMCGCGKKGHWEAYCGGNSIPKFAKFLLEKKYSNVNSALAHRLRDDTHTISAKDIFDYARAGDEFALMFVDAIAEINGAGVANVVDVFDPSVISIGGSVALNNVDLVVDKLRPFVEQYALNRVPKIVPTPLGHDAPLIGAILAAIEPPPKSIFKTL; encoded by the coding sequence ATGAGAGAATTGATCTTGGCTGCAGATATTGGCGGCACTATGATAAGGGTGGCTATTGCTGATTCGCGGGGTCGTATACTTGAGAAGGCAAGCACTCTCGTCCCAAAAGGTCCTGACGCTAGGGCAGTTCCTATGAAGGTACTTGAACTTTGTGATGTTTTATCTGCTAAATATGGTGGCAGGCGTTCAATATCTAAGGTATCCATCGCGGCCATAGGTCCTTTAGATATGACAAAAGGTGCGATAGTCCGACCAGCTAACATGCCATACGAAATAGTCCCTATAATGGATGTTCTTTGTAATCACTTTGATGCCACCTTCATTCTTCTGAACGACTGCAACGCTGCCGTAATAGCTGAAAAGAATATTGGAGCCGGAAAGGGCGTAGACGATGTTGTCTACATCACTATAAGTTCTGGAATTGGTGGCGGTGTAATACTCGATGGTAGGTTACTTTTAGGAAAGGATGGAAACGCCGCTGAAATAGGACATACCGTTGTGGATATGAGCATGGGAATGATGTGTGGTTGTGGAAAAAAAGGACATTGGGAGGCTTATTGTGGTGGAAATTCCATACCTAAGTTCGCCAAGTTCCTTCTAGAAAAGAAATATAGCAATGTGAATTCGGCACTTGCCCATAGGCTAAGAGATGATACACATACCATTTCGGCTAAAGATATCTTTGATTATGCAAGAGCTGGTGACGAGTTTGCGCTCATGTTTGTCGACGCTATTGCTGAAATAAATGGAGCAGGTGTTGCGAACGTTGTAGACGTATTTGACCCATCCGTGATATCGATCGGCGGTAGCGTAGCTCTCAACAACGTTGACCTTGTGGTTGATAAGCTCAGACCATTTGTGGAACAGTACGCACTTAACCGAGTCCCAAAGATAGTCCCTACGCCGTTAGGTCATGACGCGCCCCTTATAGGGGCCATACTAGCGGCGATCGAACCGCCTCCTAAATCCATTTTTAAGACCCTTTAA
- a CDS encoding ABC transporter permease yields MLKGFRNFLLKELKELTRDPKILLGMVIVPLVLFPVLGGVMSYAVQSVEESAAKANLVVINNDREEWSYAFIKFLSSSGTKVFIEENVDLNEDNILKLLSKYNVTQVLEIPKGFSANITMYTKDPNVKAFVKFYTYITTTNIFDATKSTTIDAIVTQFNRALAPDILNVKKSTIIKGEIKHDVDPAIVSGLMMSQSIVLPIAIIILLLYSVQIAATSVAIEKEEKTLETLLTLPIDRLTILFGKLTGSIIIAAVGATAYIIGYAYFMQSLISRTSPNFIIDLASLGLAPSFLGYVLLGLSLFVAVLSALALAVILSAFAGDVRSAQSLVGSIYFIIFLPTFVLMYIDINTLPYGIRLILYAIPFSHPMIVSRAVMMEDYMTPVFSIIYVFLFTLALMYVASRLFATEKVLTAKLKFKWLKKYDKTAGEF; encoded by the coding sequence TTGCTTAAAGGTTTTAGAAACTTTTTACTGAAAGAGTTGAAGGAACTTACTAGAGATCCAAAAATACTTCTGGGAATGGTTATCGTACCCCTCGTATTGTTTCCAGTTTTAGGTGGTGTGATGAGCTATGCGGTACAGTCCGTAGAAGAAAGTGCAGCAAAAGCGAATCTTGTCGTAATAAACAATGACCGCGAAGAATGGTCTTATGCTTTTATAAAATTCCTTTCAAGTTCGGGAACCAAAGTATTTATTGAAGAAAATGTCGATTTAAATGAGGATAATATCCTCAAACTTTTGTCGAAATATAACGTAACTCAGGTTTTGGAGATTCCAAAGGGCTTCAGTGCAAATATAACGATGTATACCAAAGATCCTAACGTAAAGGCCTTCGTTAAATTTTACACATATATCACTACTACGAATATTTTTGATGCTACTAAATCTACAACAATAGATGCTATAGTTACGCAATTTAACAGAGCACTAGCACCCGACATCCTTAACGTTAAAAAATCAACGATAATCAAAGGAGAAATTAAACATGATGTCGATCCCGCAATCGTGTCGGGATTGATGATGTCTCAGTCTATTGTCTTACCTATCGCTATAATAATCTTGCTGCTGTATTCCGTACAGATAGCCGCCACATCTGTGGCAATAGAGAAAGAAGAAAAAACTTTGGAAACGCTCTTGACGTTGCCGATAGACCGTCTCACGATACTTTTCGGTAAACTCACAGGATCCATTATAATCGCAGCAGTTGGTGCGACGGCCTATATAATAGGTTATGCGTATTTCATGCAATCGCTAATAAGTAGAACTTCTCCGAATTTTATTATCGATTTAGCCTCGTTAGGCTTGGCACCTTCCTTCCTGGGTTATGTGCTTCTAGGCTTATCGCTTTTTGTTGCGGTGCTTTCCGCTTTAGCTTTGGCTGTTATTCTTTCAGCTTTTGCAGGAGACGTTAGAAGCGCACAATCGCTTGTTGGGAGTATATATTTCATAATTTTCCTTCCAACTTTTGTCTTAATGTATATAGACATCAATACGCTACCCTATGGAATTAGGCTAATTTTATACGCTATTCCATTTAGTCATCCAATGATAGTGTCAAGAGCGGTTATGATGGAAGATTATATGACCCCGGTTTTCAGTATAATCTATGTCTTTCTCTTCACACTGGCTCTTATGTACGTGGCCTCCCGACTTTTTGCCACTGAGAAGGTCTTAACCGCGAAGCTGAAGTTTAAATGGCTTAAAAAGTACGATAAAACTGCTGGAGAATTTTAA
- a CDS encoding ABC transporter ATP-binding protein, translating to MNLAVEASGVTKIFGNIRALDGLTFEVKSGEVFGLIGPNGAGKTTALRIISTLLLPTYGTVRVFGLDVVKNADAVRKIISYLPEEAGAYRYLSGWEYLEFMAKFYTRYDEEVREMVKEAARISGLGDRLKDKISTYSKGMKRRLLVARALMSKPKLAILDEPTSGLDVIHSYHIRETIKKYAKEYGVTVILSSHNMLEVEHVCEKVALINRGKVVAEGTPRELKEKFESENLEEVFAKVIRFA from the coding sequence GTGAACTTAGCCGTAGAAGCCTCAGGTGTTACAAAAATCTTTGGTAATATTCGTGCCTTAGACGGGTTAACCTTCGAGGTGAAATCTGGTGAAGTATTTGGACTTATAGGCCCTAACGGAGCAGGAAAGACAACGGCTTTACGGATAATTTCAACACTCCTCTTACCAACTTATGGTACTGTAAGAGTTTTTGGGTTAGACGTCGTAAAAAATGCGGACGCAGTCCGTAAAATAATCTCCTACCTTCCGGAAGAAGCCGGCGCATACAGATACCTATCCGGTTGGGAATACCTGGAATTCATGGCTAAGTTTTACACGAGGTACGATGAAGAGGTACGTGAAATGGTTAAAGAAGCCGCAAGAATCTCTGGTCTGGGCGATAGGCTAAAGGATAAAATAAGCACTTATAGCAAAGGAATGAAACGCCGCCTTCTGGTGGCAAGAGCGCTTATGAGCAAGCCCAAGTTGGCCATACTTGATGAGCCCACCAGCGGTTTAGATGTTATACATTCCTACCATATTAGGGAAACAATAAAGAAATATGCCAAAGAATATGGGGTAACGGTTATCCTCTCAAGCCATAACATGCTTGAAGTTGAACATGTTTGCGAAAAAGTCGCCTTGATAAACAGGGGCAAAGTAGTTGCCGAAGGGACGCCGCGAGAACTTAAAGAAAAATTTGAAAGCGAAAACTTAGAGGAGGTTTTCGCTAAGGTGATCAGGTTTGCTTAA
- a CDS encoding phosphoribosyltransferase encodes MDLRVVSGRQYLTLSWSDIEILIDKLAERVSSGYEPNMLIGILRGGAIVASMLSDVLNMREVYTIGCRSYTGVGERETVVIYQPLSLDSLWDRDVLIVDDVADTGETMRHIVQYVRGLRPKTLKTATLHIKPHTSFIPDFYVENVNAWIVYPWSTNEFVRNLASDMVPRLGISRTFEEIKKIVSNADIIRRNLPSEKIKDKER; translated from the coding sequence ATGGATTTAAGGGTAGTGAGCGGCCGTCAATACCTAACTCTAAGCTGGTCCGATATAGAGATACTTATCGACAAGCTGGCTGAGCGAGTCTCTTCTGGATACGAGCCTAACATGCTTATAGGAATTCTTAGAGGAGGAGCGATAGTAGCCAGCATGCTCTCTGATGTCTTGAATATGCGAGAAGTCTACACGATAGGTTGCAGGTCTTACACAGGAGTCGGAGAAAGGGAGACCGTCGTGATATATCAGCCTCTTTCGTTAGACTCTCTATGGGATAGAGACGTTCTCATAGTTGACGATGTAGCTGATACCGGTGAGACCATGAGACATATAGTCCAGTATGTTAGAGGACTGCGACCAAAAACCCTCAAGACTGCAACGTTACATATCAAACCACACACCTCCTTCATTCCTGATTTTTACGTCGAAAACGTCAACGCTTGGATAGTTTACCCTTGGAGCACTAACGAATTTGTCAGGAACCTAGCGTCGGATATGGTCCCAAGGCTTGGAATCTCTAGAACTTTCGAAGAAATTAAAAAAATAGTTTCGAACGCAGACATAATAAGGAGAAACTTACCGAGCGAGAAGATAAAGGACAAAGAACGGTAG